The Plasmodium gaboni strain SY75 chromosome Unknown, whole genome shotgun sequence nucleotide sequence aaaaaaaaaaaaaaaaaaaaaaaaaaaagagatCCACAggaataaaaattaaatatatttcatacataaatgtataaatatattatatatatttttattttttaagaaaGAATAATTCATAAGATTTACAAAATTCCCCCTTCaattatgaatatatgtTCTTACCATATATggataaaataaaatgattattttataatttatatatttagtaatttacttattttatttcattttttttcatattaaatataaaaatatttttaaaacaaaacatcatcaaataaaatatttttatttataatatattatatatatatatataaaatatatatattttgatatgagaaaaaagtataatattacatatatatatattatatgtatatattattatgtatatattatttttttttctttatttgcttatatgtattattatatatatatatatattattatttttatatgttctctttttttttttttttttttttttttttttaaataaataaaaaagttttttttttttttttttttttttttttaattattttttttttttttttttttttttttttttttttttttttttttttttttttttttttttttttttttttttttttttttttttttttttttttttttttttttttttttttttttttttaaataaataaaaaagttgtatttatgaattattttacaattttaataatatatatatttttgtaatttatatgatgtgaataattatatatatatatatgtatatttttttttttttttttattttttttttgtgtttattttccttaatataattatataaatatatatatgtatataatttttatgttttgtattttttattttttttttattaatcATATGAACCTAATATTTTTTCGTTAAGCatattaaacaaatatatacatatatctaaaaatatattatatatatatatatattttatatggtgcttagaaaaaaatgagaataataaatataaggaaataaaaacatgtttttatatatccatctacttataaattttatagaAAGTCTGcatcatataaataaataatatatatatttatttatatatgtaaatatttatgtgtgtatttttatattttaaaagatgGTTATTTCTAATGAGgagaacaaaaaaaaatggaaatatataaaagatgaaaaagatatttcttattatgtaaacataaaaaattcaaatGAAGATGTAAATTATGATTTATGTTCTTCTCTTAAAGAGAAAAGTACAAGCTATAAAGGGCAACATCTAAAAAGAGAACAGCTctgtaataataataataatatatat carries:
- a CDS encoding putative membrane protein (conserved Plasmodium membrane protein, unknown function), translating into MVISNEENKKKWKYIKDEKDISYYVNIKNSNEDVNYDLCSSLKEKSTSYKGQHLKREQLCNNNNNIYNNNNIHSCNNFCVSSNSCNSKRSEDIYNEENKKKKNEKDLFYDK